In Lactuca sativa cultivar Salinas chromosome 5, Lsat_Salinas_v11, whole genome shotgun sequence, the DNA window CTCGCCTCCGTAAATACGGTTTGTTCCTTCCTTCATCCATTTCTCTGTTCTTCTTTTATGATCTGTATGACGATTCATGTGAGCTTATTTCAATCCAGAAGTTCTAGTTCAAGTTCTATTTCAATTAGTTTTTACCTATTGTTTTTTCGGAACTTTCTGTTATGTAATAAGgattttatgaaatctcttgaaGGTCTTCGATATGATGATCTATATGATCCTATGTATGATTTGGATATAAACGAAGCCTTAAATAGGCTACCTCGAGAGATCGTTGATGCTCGTAATCAGAGACTGAAGCGTGCTATGGATCTTTCATTGAAGCACACGTATCTACCTGAAGATCTTCAGGTTCTTACTCAACTCACTTCTACTGTTACTGTTGTTGCTATGATTACTTTTCCTTTATTATGTGAACTTAATAtagatttctttctttctttgtaGGCAAAACAAACACCATTCAGAAGCTATCTTCAAGAGATGTTGGCTCTTGTAAGTTCATAATATTTTCCTTCTTCAtgcatttttttatgttttaaatgttgtTAATTAATGCCACATTTAATGACAAAAATACAccgaaaaatatataattataaaatttgTAGCATATGTAAACACATTTGGTGAAAGAATAACAATTTGTTTCCCACGATTCACAGGTAAAAAGAGAAAGAGCAGAACGCGAAGCTTTAGGAGCATTGCCGTTATACCAACGAACAATTCCTTGAgccaagaaaaaaaaattaaatccaTATTATATTAAGAGTATGAGATGCCAAATTGTGTTTATTAGTGTGTTATTTTGTGTAAACTTAAATGTGATGTAAAAATCTGATATCTAATggtgttataaatattaaatctttatttatacaataatatatttttttacactctacttatacttaaattgtacaaataaaatttttaactattttaactcaAGACCTTTGCCTCATGTTATCCCTGcatgttttaaaagaaaattgaaaaaaaaaaaagtataaataATTAGTCCAAAAAAAACTATGATTCTTCGAAGTTCAGTCTAAAAAGAGTTGATGTAAATGAAAGGATCCCAATTTGAGGCATTGATTGCACCATTGACACCTTGGactccaccaccaccgccaccgctTACACCACCTACCCAACTTTGGTCACAATGTACCGCTGGTTGTTCCGGCCAAACTCCGGTAGCCGTCATTCCCAAATTTGCTTGGGCTGCTCCGGTAGAAAGCGGCCACAAAGAATCCGTTGTGTTGTTGTCGAGGAAACTGCTAAAAACGTCAACGACTTGGTCGTTCGCCGCCGGCCATGGGATTTCCAGCGGCCATGAGGTGGTTGCCGATGGCGGCAGAGGCTCGTAGCATGTATTATCCCATTGCCCCCTTTCCAAATCTTCGGGTTTCTGATTTACGAGGGGTATATTCGTAATAACATTGGAAGTAGAAGCTACGGCGGCCGGCGGTGTTTTCCTCTTTACACCGATGTGGTGTTGCGTCGTCGGTAACCCTAAATTTTTCCACTTCTCCGCCGCGTTCTTTGAGCTACCCCCGCCGGATAACTTCGCCTTCAAAGCTCCTAAAAGCCCATCATCGGCGTCATCCAATCGACAGGCTTCCTCGAACGAGAACGGCTCCGCGTTTTCCGGCAAACACCGGAGGGAGTTCGCCGTCTCGGGCAGTTCAAAATTGGTACGGGCATTGGCTCCACGTAATGACCGGGCAGCATCGTCGTACGCCCGGGCAGCGTCCTCTGCCGTGTCGAAAGTTCCAAGCCATAATCGTACTTTTTGCAAGGAGTCTTTGATTTCAGCCACCCATCTTCCCGACGGCCGTTGCCGAACCCCGACGAATCTCGGGTGTCCTCTGGAGTTTGACGCCTTCCTCCGCCCCTTGACACCGCCTTCAGCCGTCGAATTCATAGTCATCAAAACTTTTAGAAGATAAAAATGGGATTAAATTCTTATATGTAACGTGAAGCCGTAGGTATCTGAATAACTAAGAAGAAGACAATTTAGAACGAGTCATGAGAACGACATTATTTGGAGAAAATGATGCAGGCGTGATAGATTATATCGGcgtaaaaacaattaaaatataaGGTAAATTACAGAAATAGTccctgttgttatatgaaaattttggATTAGGTCCCTGAAAGTCTTTTATTGTAGATTTCATCCCTAAGGTTTCAATTCATTTTGAATCAAGTCCCCGTTATTAACACCTTTTAGTTTTTACTGTTAAAATTATGTGAATTTAGTTATATACCCTTACTATTCTTAACTTAATTTtgtattatttatagttttttggAATTGATAAAATGAGAATGACCCAACCTCTACCTTCCCTCACCCCACATCTTCATATCTACCGTACGAATGCAAATCGATCCCAATCATTGGACCTACAAATCAATATTAACCATTGGTCCTACAAATCGATTGCATATGAAAAGCTTAGGTTGCGTTTAATTACggaaaaacaattttcattttccgttttttgttttcccttttcggtttttgttttctgttttcattgaaaaatttagaaaacgcgtttagttaaacttattcatttttcattttcagctttagaaaattagaaaacgtgtttagatgtgtatttttctatcggttttcatttttagaaaacggCAGCGGTGGTAGGGTGTGGGTGGGGGCGGTGACGGTAGCGGgtcggcggcggtggtggtgatgacaggtgatggtggtggtggcggcaatTGTGTCAGTGGTGGTGATGGCGGCGGCAGTGGTGGAGGTAGTGGGGCTAGTTACGGgttagtggtggtggttgtggtgatggtgatggtaggtTGGTGATTGTGGTGGTGGTGTTAGGTGGATGGGGGTGcgagtgtgtgtttgtgtgtgtatgtgtgtatttgTGGGGGTAGGTGTGAGTTTGTGGGTGTATGGGTGTGTGTGTCTGTGATGGTGGGGGTGGGGGTAGGTGTGGGTTTGTGTGTGTCGGGGTGTGTGTGTCTGTAAGGGTGGGGGTGCGGGTGTGGGTAGGTGTGGGTTTGTgtatgtgtgggtgtgtgtttgtgggggtgtTGGTGGGTATGTGTGtgagtgtgtttgtgtgtgtgtgggtgcattggtgggtatgtatgtgtgtgtgtatttgtggatgagtgtgtgtgtgtgtgtctgtgggggtgggtatgtatgtgtgtgtgtgtgtttgtgggttagtgtgtgtgtgtgtgtgtgtgcgggtggatgtgtgtgtgtgggtgggtatgtatgtgtgtgtgtgtgtgtttgtaggttggtgtgtgtgtgtgagtatgtatgtgtgtgtgtgtgtggcggGGGTAGGGGTGTTAAGGTGGGGGTAGGTAGAGGTGGATGGGGTGGGAGTGggtgtgtttatattttagaaaaattttggaattagaaaaatgtggaaaacaatgattatgagttttccaaaaattttcaacttctttgtaattttagaaaaccgaaaattttcattttccgtgaaaaatttagaaaaatagacgaactaaacgcgttttcaaaattctcacTTTTATTGGAAAATTTTTCCGGAAAACGGCCCATTTTTCCTCAACTAAACGCACCCTTAATcttttatattatatgtaaacTGATACAAATTGTCAAGCTTCAGACCTACATATTAGCCTTTCAAAAACCTGCACATTCTTACCAACCTTCAAATCGATCACATAAATCAAATATTAAGCCCATTACCACTCTACCCAACCCAACCCTCACCATCTTTTTCTCCGGGAAACCACCTGTAACTTCGTTTTCTCCAGTAAATCCATAAATATTCATCTTACACTAAATCATCGTCTTTATGTTCCGCCATTTTTAAACCCTTCAAATCCTTTAATATTTATCTTACATGCAGTCCATAAACCATCAAAAGGTTCCGACATCACTCCTTTTTTGTTATTTCTAATACAAACGATTAACGAAGGACCCATATGTGTTTCATGAATAAGAAAATCAGAAGTAAATAAACAAAATTTCTGAATAAATGAACACCCTTGTTTTTTGTTCCTTCTTGATACGAACTTTGGCGCACCATCTTACTGTGGTCAAAATGTTAGAACTTGGAGTGGGGAATGGAGTTTTTGGGCTCTGCAAATTGATGAATAAAAAACCCAAATGTCCGGAAATCGATTGTGCAGACCCAGAAATCAATGAACAAGAaaccaaaaaaaatcataaattaattaacaaaaaatcACTGCAACTTTAATGGCTTCAACGTGTTCGTCTTCTACCTCTAGAGAAATTGACAAGTAGAGAAGAACGAGAGGGAGCAGAAGGAAGAGAACTAGTTGGAGAGGATTAGGTTGAGGGTCCTTAGATCAGTGGTTGGAGTGGGGTGGCGAGAAGAGGTGTAGGGGCGGAGCTTGAACAATTTATTTGGGGTGGGGGCGGGGGCGAAAGtattataaactaaaataaacgttcttacacacaaaaaaaattgtttttgcaAATAAACACAAAAGATAACTAGAAAAAGAATTAGAACTTAGCCTGACGACCTTTAATGTCTTTAAATTCATCAATTACCGACTTCGAATCAATGTTTTCAACAATTTCTCTTTCTATGTAAACCACCAAGTTGTTTGCGAGAAAGTCAACCAACATCGTATTGCGAAGACGGTTTTTGAATATTTTCATTGCTAAAAATCTCCTCTCTGTTGTTGTTGTATAAACTGGAAGTGTCAAGATTAACCGAACCACTCTATCAAGAAAATAATACGTCTTACGCTTCTAAGTTTCCACAAGACCCTTGCATAAGTCAGCCATAGTTGATACATCACTAAGCTTGGGATTCTTTGTCATAACAATATTACAAATCTCCAATTGATGTCGTAATTGAATTCTCTCTTGCTCCGTAAAATCTTCGGGATAATACCTCTCAGCAAGACGACAAATTTGATCAACTTTAATCACTTTTGGGTGTTCTTTTGAAACTAAAGTAGAACTAAGACTTAATAGCTCCATTGCCTAATCATTGAATCTACTATTCAACTCATGTAGTTGTTTGTCCAATATGGCTGTAAACAAATCCACTCGATAAAAATGTTCAAAAGTAACATGATTATATGTTTTTCGAGGCCGGTATTGAGTAGAACTATATAGAGCAATCATATTTGGCATATCTATTTgatgtttttcacaaaaaaacTTTACCTATGCAAGTAAAGAATCCCATCCCATGTTTTTGAATTCATTTAGACCCTCCTTTGTTGCTGAAACTAACTCAATGGCATTAAGAATATCCTGGGATTTCGTTTGTAGAGCTTGAGAAAAAACATCAGTTTTCCCCATTACTTCCTTTATTAAGTGAAGAATAAAAAACAAACTCAAATGATTTTAGGAAACAGTAAGCTACATTAGCATCTCTACGTTGAGAATAAGTAGCAGATACATCATCAATTACTCCCTGGAGAACAACACGAGTACAATCAAAGATGTTAAGAAAACTACAAACATAACGAAAATGAGAACTCCAACGTGTTTCACCGGCTCTTCTTAATGTCCCAACTTAATTCAATCCTTTACCTGATTCGATTTCACCTAGTTCCAATAATTGTTCAATCTCAGTTTCCTTCGCCTTTTGTAACCCATCATGACGCTTAATGGAAGTAcatattatattaattaaaaaaaataagtttgtgaAAAATTGGTGGACAGGAATAATTTCCCTTGAAGCAGCTACCAATGCTATTTGTAATCTGTGAGTAAAGCAATGAACATAATATGCATAAGGACAATCCTTAAGACAAGTGTCTGTAATCCATTCCATTGTCTTCTCATATTACTAGCACCATTATAACCTTTCCCGCATGATCCCTTCTACATCAACAAATCTCAAAATTATCACCATTTGCTCTTTTTTAGACCCATCCTGTGACTCATCAACCATGACACAAAAATATGAATCACCCACTTCACTACGAATATGCTTTCTAAATTTATTTGCAATAATACTAATAATTTCTTTTTGAATTTCTCCAGAAGTATATTTTAAATTATAAGGAGCTTTCTATAATATAACATTTGCAACTTCATCATTATAAGATGCTAGAAGATTTAGTAGTTGCAAAAAATTACCATGATTTTTGGAACTAGGAGATTCATCATGTCCTCGTAAAGCACATGCTTGGAATGTAAACCAACGAACTTTGTTAATCAAAGTTTTTAATCGTAAATGAATCTTCAATATTTGTGCTTCGTTTTGCTTCATTACAAGGATGTTTCTTTGAACCTTTAGCATGATACTCTTTATGACGTATTTAGAAAGGTCGTAGACTCATATAAGTTCGTATTACTTATTCCCTTAAATTAACCAGATAATCCCACATTTGTTTTCGTTTAGCAGGATCTCTTTCTAGTTGTTTAAGACCCACCTCATTAGGATTTGCTTGTGTAGCTTCAAAAATATCAGTCTCTTGTTGATTTTCATGTTCTTGTGGTTGTGGTTCACTTGTTGAAGCTTTGTGACGTTTAATCTCTATATTTTCATCATGAATTTCTTCATTATCAACCTTTCTTTTGAAGAAAGAATCAATCGTTTTCATATTtcccatgattgtatatataAAAATCAGAATAAAAAAACAATTCATTCAAAATCAGTTAATCAGCTATTCAGTCCTTTAACTTATATCACATATTAGATTAACATAAGCAAATAAGCAATGCTCATCATTCATCACTAATTAGTCGAACAAAGAAGAGAATGTTTAACAATGTGTAATTAGTTGATTCCTAAATTCCAACAACAATCAAATATATAGGAAATCTTCATATCAATGCATAAGTTCATTCTAGACAAAAGCAACAAAATAGGCTCCTGGACAATTCCAACTTTCTAATTACAAGTATCCAACAACTAAACAAGTACAACTATagaaattagaaaagaaagaatCCTTAATCCCTGAAAGGCTGAAATAGGAAAGAACATCCGCCAAGGTGAAAGTTGAAAGCATACCTAATTAGCAAAGAATTGAGGATGAAGATTGTAGTAGAATTACGGTTGTGCAGAACAGCTGAACAACAACAGGCAGTAGCACTGCATCATCCAGTAGGTGACGGTGGTAAATGGTGATCTGGCAGCTTCGATTTAACGATTAGCGACTAGCGATTGAGCGAAGAATTGAGAATCGGGCCTGGGGGATTGGGGCGGAAGCTTTACAGATTGAATGATGGTCGATGATTGCTTCAATATCTCTCTTGGATTGGCTTCTTGGAAAACAGACATTGGATTAAGTCAGGAGGGGCCACAACCCCAAACTCACATTGTTGGGCCTATAATTCTGAAAATTAAACATACATACTCTACTTCTAGCCCAaaattcggggggggggggggggaacccCTCCCGACCCCATAAAAGGTGCGCCTCTGAAGAGGTGGTGATAAAGGCCTGATGTTGTGATGACGAACGATGTGCTAGGTGTGAGAAGTCGACGAGAAAAGATCTCAAAAGGTCCGGTGGTCGAACATGGGTTTGTGAATAAGACATCAACGGTGAAATAGTAATTTAAACATATTTAACGGAAGAAAATAAACAATGTTAATGATTGGGACTTGATTCAAAATGAATTAAAACCCTAGGGATCAAATCAACAATAAAAATCTTTCAAGGACTCAATTTAAAATCATTGTACCACAgagactatttttgtaatttatacTTTTCTGTCCCAAAGTTTTCTTTTGAATCTATCGGTTtgcaattttatttttataaggaCATGAAAGTTTAAtgaatttttaattttgtttatacttagttattaaatttttttcgtgtttgatttatatttgaattatttga includes these proteins:
- the LOC111908030 gene encoding cytochrome b-c1 complex subunit 7, producing the protein MASSLMRWMLNPNKNWLAAQHKKALSARLRKYGLRYDDLYDPMYDLDINEALNRLPREIVDARNQRLKRAMDLSLKHTYLPEDLQAKQTPFRSYLQEMLALVKRERAEREALGALPLYQRTIP
- the LOC111908027 gene encoding dehydration-responsive element-binding protein 2B, translating into MTMNSTAEGGVKGRRKASNSRGHPRFVGVRQRPSGRWVAEIKDSLQKVRLWLGTFDTAEDAARAYDDAARSLRGANARTNFELPETANSLRCLPENAEPFSFEEACRLDDADDGLLGALKAKLSGGGSSKNAAEKWKNLGLPTTQHHIGVKRKTPPAAVASTSNVITNIPLVNQKPEDLERGQWDNTCYEPLPPSATTSWPLEIPWPAANDQVVDVFSSFLDNNTTDSLWPLSTGAAQANLGMTATGVWPEQPAVHCDQSWVGGVSGGGGGGVQGVNGAINASNWDPFIYINSF